Proteins from a genomic interval of Afifella aestuarii:
- the pdeM gene encoding ligase-associated DNA damage response endonuclease PdeM, which produces MLPETRIALSGRELVLDVSGALWDPASRMLVVADLHLEKASSFGRRRTFLPPYDSAATLAALHNLILRRKPKTVICLGDSFHDGGGPERLAEIDRGKIAALQAGRDWIWIAGNHDPAPPPGLGGECLAELSINGLAFRHEPEDAMAQGEIAGHLHPCGKIARRGRSVRRRAFVTDGTRLILPSFGVLTGGLNVLDRAFAGLFARRGFIAFLVGADRLYPVAPASLRPD; this is translated from the coding sequence ATCTTGCCTGAGACGCGTATCGCGCTTTCGGGGCGAGAGCTGGTGCTCGATGTTTCCGGGGCGCTTTGGGACCCGGCCTCACGCATGCTGGTCGTCGCCGACCTGCATCTGGAAAAGGCGTCGTCCTTCGGTCGCAGGCGCACATTCCTGCCGCCATATGACAGCGCCGCGACCCTTGCCGCCCTTCACAACCTGATCCTGCGGCGCAAGCCGAAAACCGTCATCTGCCTCGGCGACAGTTTTCACGATGGCGGCGGGCCCGAGCGCCTCGCCGAGATCGACCGCGGCAAGATCGCAGCGCTGCAGGCGGGACGCGACTGGATCTGGATCGCCGGCAATCATGATCCGGCCCCTCCCCCCGGCCTTGGCGGCGAGTGTCTCGCGGAGCTTTCGATCAATGGCCTCGCCTTCCGACACGAGCCGGAAGACGCGATGGCTCAAGGGGAGATCGCTGGACATCTTCACCCATGCGGGAAAATTGCCCGGCGCGGACGCAGCGTGCGCCGGCGCGCCTTCGTCACAGACGGCACGCGGCTCATCCTGCCCTCGTTCGGCGTCCTAACCGGCGGGCTCAACGTCCTCGACCGCGCCTTTGCCGGCCTCTTCGCCAGGCGCGGTTTCATCGCCTTCCTGGTCGGAGCCGACCGGCTCTATCCCGTCGCGCCGGCGTCTCTCAGGCCAGATTGA
- a CDS encoding peptidoglycan-binding protein: MKARTSWRGRAGSPPPAPGQEGTDLRALLNARFDAEGRIIHEPAYADSEAERLAGDAGEGDISTEHLQAAVEALARRIEEAERGEADRTSQARSRRAPIAPPAPGTFDEPATTTPPSSDKTSDAADDLLKRLDAFERHLEELSRGGAADAAGKRKAAFEEAPAPERRATPAEPSIQAPSARKSTPSEKPLEKPAEPRRAFAGGLADFARDLANRRPKSEAPAEASRAEPADDREKKPVQADKNAEVLRQIEKLQHALEDEVRPSRGALASLQERMGDVDLRLQALHRSVASVAQPQGLAEEIAAIRIGLAALPQGKAFDAIEARLGELAGRIDAMSQPHDRGDEHESFARIESRLDTLAAAMDEIRDSRIGAIDDLAAQLDRLAERVEGLSESRSDLGAIEGPLSELSARIQAVPDTRPMLTALDDKLSRIATSLDERSVDSSDIEEITQRLDRLAAEISGFLTESEERFSLKPVLDRLSEIDARFADERVDVDQLSGLVARMEDAVTSAPIGERFAALEARIQGLDQKLPDSDSSLLNDIVDLRSEIAELRADIRNSPPTADAGVRVLQPAIREIKERLDRLPEEPARFNRELEAQIGRISAMLDRPAAESKALTRLEDALADIRERLDRQELHHDAETWHAAGVDTAEGSEALARLASALQHDLGELKFVAEASEERTRSSLDAVHETLEAVVKRMAFLERDLPFSGDDNGGSRTPAPRPTPSGDDDRPSGKSPSSTAPSGPKPGPAGRAGPVQWSPRPPAPEPEKRVEESTAPGLLSRLSATQLLKRATGGRAESFVPRQEEEVSLDSLLEPGGGPLHSDLADAPSSASHYISAARKNPPSETSGSEQALAAAYEDFRAQSRNRETSSSDFLSAARRAARAAAAEAAAAESDAGRAKGRGGSQILDFFKARRRLLVAGAVALAVAFAAVQFVKVRGEEARTANSRPAVETPAPAPKETEAPGDGSSIIQPSPASGGAVMESGNAAPLPRPDRETAFSTRLSALPGLSAQELTPPARASAPKPEAEHETALGQAPEAAVSSAPAEPDENEIFADDGALSQTASITPPPSQPIKTLAPTAQEPAISNPSGSLPASIGSEKLRRAAETGVTEAQFEVAVRYAEGRGVASDQAAAVSWYERAARGGLAPAQYRLGSIYEKGRGVPKDIDKALGWYGKAADAGNVKAMHNLAVLYAEGADGAPDLEKAADLFERAAERGVRDSQFNIAVLFARGLGVKQDLVAAYKWFAVAARSGDQQAKKRQQEIASALPQDLLPEAKKAAETFKSLPIDPQANMVFAPESGWGGQASESVSLSGPDLVKHTQGLLAQKGYDPGPADGIFGKKTRQAIASFQKDNGLSVTGKIDTGVIKALDEKDI; the protein is encoded by the coding sequence CGAAGCGCTTGCCAGACGCATAGAAGAGGCGGAGCGCGGCGAGGCTGACCGCACCTCGCAGGCCCGTAGCCGGCGTGCGCCTATCGCGCCTCCCGCCCCCGGCACGTTCGACGAGCCGGCAACGACGACCCCGCCATCCTCAGACAAGACATCGGATGCCGCCGATGACCTCTTAAAGCGTCTCGATGCTTTCGAAAGGCACCTGGAGGAGCTCTCCCGTGGCGGCGCCGCCGACGCTGCTGGCAAGCGCAAAGCTGCCTTCGAAGAGGCGCCTGCACCGGAGCGTCGGGCGACACCTGCCGAGCCGAGCATCCAGGCACCATCGGCTCGCAAGTCCACGCCTTCAGAAAAGCCATTAGAGAAGCCCGCCGAACCACGCCGCGCATTCGCTGGCGGACTTGCTGATTTCGCCCGCGATCTCGCCAATCGTCGGCCGAAGAGCGAGGCACCAGCAGAGGCTTCGCGCGCCGAACCCGCCGATGACCGCGAGAAGAAGCCCGTCCAGGCCGATAAGAACGCCGAGGTTCTGCGCCAGATCGAGAAGCTCCAGCATGCGCTGGAAGACGAGGTGCGTCCCTCGCGCGGCGCGCTCGCCTCGTTGCAGGAGCGCATGGGCGATGTCGATCTGCGCCTTCAGGCGCTGCATCGCAGCGTCGCCTCGGTTGCCCAGCCGCAGGGGCTTGCGGAGGAAATCGCCGCCATCCGCATCGGTCTTGCCGCGCTTCCGCAGGGCAAAGCTTTTGATGCGATCGAAGCCCGGCTCGGCGAACTCGCTGGCCGCATCGATGCGATGTCTCAACCTCACGATCGCGGTGACGAACACGAGAGTTTCGCCCGTATCGAAAGCCGGCTCGACACGCTCGCAGCCGCGATGGATGAGATCCGCGACAGCCGAATCGGCGCCATCGACGATCTTGCTGCGCAGCTCGACCGTCTCGCTGAGCGTGTTGAAGGTCTCAGTGAAAGCCGCTCCGATCTCGGAGCGATAGAGGGGCCTCTCTCCGAGCTTTCCGCGCGTATTCAGGCCGTGCCCGATACACGTCCGATGCTGACCGCGCTCGACGACAAGCTGAGCCGCATCGCTACGAGCCTCGATGAACGCAGTGTCGACTCGTCCGATATCGAGGAAATCACCCAGCGTCTCGACCGTCTTGCGGCTGAAATTTCAGGTTTTCTGACCGAGAGCGAAGAACGCTTCTCGCTCAAGCCCGTCCTTGATCGCCTGTCGGAAATCGATGCGCGCTTCGCCGATGAGCGGGTCGATGTCGATCAGCTTTCCGGTCTCGTCGCCCGCATGGAAGACGCCGTTACCAGCGCCCCGATCGGTGAGCGCTTTGCGGCGCTCGAGGCCCGCATACAAGGCCTTGATCAAAAACTGCCGGATAGCGACAGCAGTCTTTTGAACGATATCGTCGATCTCCGCTCGGAAATCGCCGAGCTCAGGGCCGATATCCGCAACAGCCCGCCGACCGCCGATGCTGGCGTTCGCGTGCTGCAGCCGGCCATCCGCGAAATCAAAGAGCGTCTCGACCGGCTGCCCGAGGAGCCGGCGCGCTTCAACCGCGAGCTGGAAGCCCAGATCGGCCGCATCTCTGCGATGCTCGATCGCCCCGCAGCGGAATCGAAGGCGTTGACGCGCCTTGAAGACGCGCTCGCGGATATTCGCGAACGCCTGGATCGTCAGGAGCTGCACCACGACGCGGAAACCTGGCACGCGGCCGGCGTCGACACCGCCGAAGGGTCCGAAGCGCTGGCGCGTCTTGCCAGCGCGCTCCAGCACGATCTCGGCGAACTGAAATTCGTCGCCGAAGCGAGCGAGGAACGCACGCGAAGCTCGCTCGACGCGGTGCACGAAACGCTGGAAGCCGTCGTCAAGCGTATGGCTTTCCTCGAGCGCGACCTGCCGTTCTCAGGCGACGACAATGGCGGTTCGAGAACGCCGGCACCGCGCCCCACCCCTTCCGGCGATGACGACAGGCCGTCTGGGAAGTCTCCCTCATCGACCGCGCCGTCTGGCCCGAAGCCTGGTCCCGCGGGCCGTGCGGGCCCCGTGCAATGGTCGCCGCGGCCTCCCGCGCCGGAGCCGGAAAAGCGGGTGGAAGAAAGCACCGCCCCGGGCCTCCTGAGCCGCCTCTCCGCCACGCAATTGCTGAAGCGGGCGACAGGCGGAAGGGCGGAATCCTTCGTGCCCCGCCAGGAAGAGGAGGTGTCGCTCGACTCCCTCTTGGAGCCAGGCGGCGGTCCCTTGCATTCCGACCTCGCGGATGCGCCGAGTTCGGCAAGCCATTACATTTCAGCGGCCCGTAAGAACCCGCCGTCTGAGACGAGCGGTTCAGAGCAGGCGCTGGCTGCGGCTTACGAGGATTTCAGGGCTCAAAGCCGCAACAGAGAGACCTCCTCGAGCGACTTCCTGAGCGCCGCGCGTCGCGCCGCCCGTGCCGCCGCTGCGGAAGCTGCGGCCGCCGAAAGCGATGCTGGCCGCGCCAAGGGACGAGGCGGGTCGCAGATCCTCGATTTCTTCAAGGCCCGGCGCCGTCTTCTCGTCGCGGGTGCTGTCGCGCTCGCCGTCGCGTTCGCCGCGGTGCAATTCGTCAAGGTGCGAGGGGAGGAGGCCCGGACCGCGAATTCGCGTCCGGCGGTCGAGACACCGGCGCCCGCTCCGAAGGAGACCGAAGCTCCGGGCGATGGCAGCTCGATCATCCAGCCGAGCCCCGCGTCGGGCGGAGCGGTGATGGAATCCGGCAATGCCGCGCCCCTTCCGCGGCCCGACCGGGAAACAGCCTTTTCGACCCGTCTCTCCGCACTGCCAGGCTTGAGTGCCCAGGAGCTGACGCCGCCCGCGCGTGCGAGCGCGCCGAAGCCTGAGGCCGAACACGAGACGGCGCTCGGTCAGGCGCCGGAAGCCGCTGTCTCCTCCGCCCCGGCGGAGCCTGACGAGAACGAAATCTTCGCCGACGATGGAGCGCTGTCACAGACGGCCTCGATTACTCCGCCGCCATCCCAGCCCATCAAGACGCTTGCACCGACGGCACAAGAGCCGGCCATCTCAAATCCGTCAGGCTCTCTGCCGGCGTCGATTGGCTCCGAAAAACTTCGGCGCGCTGCAGAGACCGGCGTGACGGAGGCCCAGTTCGAAGTCGCCGTCCGGTATGCTGAAGGGCGCGGCGTGGCGAGCGATCAGGCGGCGGCGGTCTCCTGGTACGAGCGTGCGGCCCGCGGTGGGCTGGCCCCGGCGCAATATCGGCTCGGCTCGATTTACGAGAAGGGACGGGGTGTTCCCAAGGACATCGACAAGGCACTCGGCTGGTATGGCAAGGCGGCCGATGCCGGCAATGTGAAAGCCATGCACAATCTCGCCGTTCTTTACGCCGAGGGGGCGGACGGCGCTCCGGATTTGGAAAAAGCGGCCGATCTCTTCGAGCGCGCGGCCGAGCGGGGTGTGCGCGACAGCCAGTTCAATATCGCAGTTCTTTTTGCCCGGGGCCTCGGCGTCAAACAGGACCTTGTGGCCGCCTACAAATGGTTTGCCGTGGCAGCCCGCTCGGGCGACCAGCAGGCGAAAAAGCGCCAGCAGGAAATCGCCAGTGCACTGCCGCAAGATCTCCTGCCGGAGGCGAAGAAGGCCGCTGAGACTTTCAAGTCCCTGCCGATCGACCCGCAGGCCAACATGGTCTTCGCACCCGAAAGCGGATGGGGCGGACAAGCCAGCGAGAGCGTGAGCCTCAGCGGCCCCGACCTCGTGAAGCACACCCAGGGTCTTCTCGCCCAAAAGGGCTACGATCCGGGACCGGCCGACGGCATCTTCGGCAAGAAGACGCGCCAGGCAATTGCGTCGTTCCAAAAGGATAACGGCCTTTCCGTGACCGGCAAAATCGATACCGGCGTCATTAAGGCGCTTGATGAAAAAGATATCTGA
- a CDS encoding sulfite exporter TauE/SafE family protein, with product MQLYLPIAELTVNIFVYLGMGAAVGFISGMFGVGGGFLLTPLLIFSGISPAVAVATVTPQIVASSTSAAISYWRRRMIDPQMTMFLIVGGVTGSWLGVRVFTMLRSLGQLDVIISLSYVTFLGLIGGLMLREALRSFLRARRGRPSNLRRGRHHNWLLGLPFKVRFRRSKLYVSVIPVILLGLSIGFLGTVLGIGGGFIMVPALIYLLRVPSNVVIGTSLGYILFTMALATVLHSLENGAVDLMLACLLIVGGVVGAQFGAQIGQAMRGDQLRLFLALLVLAVALRFLLNLFLPPASLYSIALLQGIG from the coding sequence GTGCAGCTCTATCTCCCGATCGCTGAACTGACGGTCAACATCTTCGTCTATCTCGGAATGGGAGCGGCGGTCGGCTTCATTTCGGGCATGTTCGGCGTTGGCGGCGGCTTTCTGCTGACGCCGCTTTTGATCTTTTCCGGCATCAGTCCCGCCGTCGCCGTGGCGACCGTAACGCCTCAGATCGTTGCCTCGTCCACGTCGGCTGCGATCTCCTATTGGCGTCGGCGGATGATCGACCCGCAGATGACGATGTTTCTCATCGTCGGCGGCGTCACCGGCTCATGGCTCGGCGTGCGGGTCTTCACCATGCTGCGTTCGCTGGGCCAGCTCGATGTCATCATCTCGCTGTCCTACGTCACCTTTCTGGGGCTGATCGGCGGCCTCATGCTGCGTGAGGCGCTGCGTTCCTTTCTGCGCGCACGGCGCGGCCGCCCATCCAATCTGCGCCGAGGCCGCCACCACAATTGGCTGCTCGGCCTGCCGTTCAAGGTCCGCTTCCGCCGCTCCAAACTCTATGTGAGCGTCATCCCGGTGATCCTGCTTGGCCTGTCGATCGGCTTTCTCGGCACCGTCCTTGGCATAGGTGGCGGCTTCATTATGGTGCCGGCGCTCATTTACCTTCTGCGCGTGCCGAGCAACGTCGTCATCGGCACCTCTCTCGGCTACATCCTCTTCACGATGGCACTCGCCACGGTGCTGCATTCGTTGGAGAACGGCGCCGTCGATTTGATGCTGGCCTGTCTCTTGATCGTCGGCGGTGTCGTCGGTGCACAGTTCGGGGCTCAGATCGGTCAGGCCATGCGCGGCGACCAGCTGCGTCTTTTCTTAGCGCTTCTGGTGCTGGCGGTGGCACTCCGCTTCCTGTTGAACCTGTTCCTGCCGCCTGCGAGCCTTTATTCGATCGCCCTTCTGCAGGGGATCGGATGA
- a CDS encoding TIGR02186 family protein — MMRFLLALALFSGLLVCGPASAEKLVSTLSDDAVEITSNFTGSNITVFGAVEGAKSASGERDYEVAIVVAGPQMPLVVRRKGQVARIWINTASREFYNVPSFYVIHMSENLNDAASQQLLARYKLDFADLGFSRDASYTPQDEAFAKALVELKKQKELFVKRGDAVTFLAPNVFRTTFHLPSAIPVGTYHVSVFLFRNEELVAAEVQSLLVEKSGFSDRIARFSTEQPLLYGLFAVMVAVFTGWMAGIIFRRN; from the coding sequence ATGATGCGGTTCCTGCTCGCTCTCGCCCTTTTTTCCGGTCTCCTCGTCTGCGGCCCGGCTTCAGCGGAGAAGCTCGTCTCCACCCTGTCCGATGATGCCGTCGAGATCACCTCCAACTTCACAGGCTCCAACATCACGGTCTTCGGTGCGGTGGAAGGCGCGAAATCGGCCTCCGGCGAGCGCGATTATGAGGTTGCGATCGTCGTGGCGGGTCCGCAGATGCCCCTCGTCGTGCGCCGCAAGGGGCAGGTCGCCAGGATCTGGATCAACACGGCCTCTCGGGAATTCTACAATGTCCCGAGTTTCTACGTCATCCATATGAGCGAGAACTTGAACGATGCGGCGAGCCAGCAGCTCTTGGCGCGCTACAAGCTGGATTTCGCCGATCTCGGCTTCTCGCGCGACGCAAGTTACACGCCGCAGGACGAGGCCTTCGCAAAGGCACTGGTGGAGCTGAAGAAACAGAAGGAGCTCTTCGTCAAGCGCGGCGATGCGGTCACCTTCCTTGCCCCCAATGTCTTTCGCACCACCTTCCATTTGCCGTCCGCGATCCCCGTCGGCACCTACCACGTCTCCGTCTTCCTCTTTCGCAACGAAGAGCTGGTGGCGGCGGAAGTGCAAAGCCTGCTCGTCGAGAAGAGCGGCTTTTCAGACCGTATCGCGCGTTTTTCGACGGAGCAGCCGCTGCTCTACGGTCTTTTCGCCGTCATGGTGGCCGTCTTTACCGGCTGGATGGCCGGCATCATCTTCCGCCGCAACTGA
- a CDS encoding ligase-associated DNA damage response DEXH box helicase gives MTAPAAIPIGENGLLPERFQQWFADRGWAPRPHQLKLIAQARAGSSSLLIAPTGAGKTLAGFLPSLIELSQAHDRRNSSHFIGPHTLYVSPLKALAVDIERNLGMPVAEMGLPLTVETRTGDTPTHKRQRQKLSPPDILLTTPEQVALLIASRDAERFFARLSTVVFDELHSLTPSKRGDLLALGLARLRRLAPGLRTIGLSATVAFPDDLRAWLVEQNSNASRNLAEMVVVGEGAPPEISILHSDARIPWSGHTARYALPEVLEAIQSHRMTLVFVNTRWQAEMLFSELWRINEEALPIALHHGSLDRGQRRKVEAAMAAGALRAVVATSTLDLGIDWGDVDLVIHVGAPKGASRLAQRIGRANHRMDEPSRGLLVPSNRFEVMECQAALEANEAGIQDTPPLRPGALDVLCQHILGMAVAAPFDLESLYEEVRSAESYRGLSYEDFEQAVDFVATGGYALRSYERYAKIRRRKDGLWALSHPKLAQQYRLNLGTIVEAPMLNVRLASRRGGKDGRPGTVLRGGRVLGKIEEYFLEQLVPGDTFQFAGQVLAFVGIHENEALVTRAEANDPAIPSYAGGKFPLSTYLAAGVRAMLADPAHWEKLPGQVRDWLSIQREVSVLPSKDSLLVETFPRETKFYMVAYPFEGRLAHQTLGMLLTRRLERARARPLGFVANDYALAVWGLRDMGALFATGKPSLAELFDEDMLGDDLEEWLAESYLLKRSFRNCAIIAGLIERRHPGEEKSGRQVTISTDLIYDVLRSHEPDHILLKATRADAATGLLDIRRLGEMLSRIQGRIVHQRLAHVSPLAIPAMLEIGREPVFGEAQEDLLVEASEELMREAMGSEADFGAGGDFLQRRDLA, from the coding sequence ATGACGGCACCCGCTGCGATCCCCATTGGCGAAAACGGGCTCCTGCCGGAGCGTTTCCAGCAATGGTTCGCCGACCGGGGCTGGGCACCGCGCCCCCATCAGCTCAAGCTCATCGCCCAAGCACGGGCGGGATCCTCGTCGCTTTTGATCGCTCCGACCGGCGCTGGCAAGACGCTCGCGGGCTTTCTGCCCTCACTCATCGAGCTTTCGCAAGCGCACGACAGGCGCAATTCATCACATTTCATCGGTCCGCACACCCTTTATGTCTCGCCTTTGAAGGCGCTCGCCGTCGACATCGAGCGCAATCTCGGCATGCCGGTCGCCGAGATGGGGCTGCCCCTGACGGTGGAAACGCGCACCGGCGATACACCCACCCATAAGCGACAGCGGCAGAAACTCAGCCCTCCCGACATCCTTCTGACGACGCCGGAGCAGGTCGCGCTTTTGATCGCCTCACGCGATGCGGAGCGCTTCTTCGCGCGCCTGTCGACAGTCGTCTTCGACGAATTACACTCTTTGACCCCTTCAAAGCGCGGCGACCTTTTGGCGCTCGGGCTTGCACGGCTGCGCCGGCTCGCACCGGGCCTCAGGACGATCGGCCTCTCCGCCACCGTCGCCTTTCCCGACGATTTGCGTGCCTGGCTCGTCGAACAGAATTCCAACGCGAGCCGAAATCTCGCCGAGATGGTGGTGGTCGGCGAAGGCGCGCCTCCGGAGATTTCGATCCTGCATTCTGACGCGCGCATCCCCTGGTCGGGACACACGGCGCGCTATGCGCTGCCTGAGGTTCTCGAGGCGATCCAAAGCCATCGCATGACGCTCGTCTTCGTCAACACGCGCTGGCAGGCGGAGATGCTGTTCTCCGAGCTCTGGCGCATCAACGAGGAGGCACTTCCAATCGCGCTGCACCACGGCTCGCTCGACCGCGGTCAGCGCCGCAAGGTGGAGGCGGCGATGGCAGCGGGCGCTCTGCGCGCGGTCGTTGCCACCTCAACGCTCGATCTCGGCATCGACTGGGGCGATGTCGACCTCGTCATTCATGTCGGCGCGCCGAAAGGCGCGAGCCGTCTTGCCCAACGGATCGGCCGCGCCAACCACCGGATGGACGAGCCTTCGCGCGGTCTCCTCGTGCCGTCGAACCGCTTTGAGGTCATGGAATGCCAGGCGGCACTCGAAGCCAATGAAGCCGGCATTCAGGATACACCGCCGCTCAGACCCGGCGCGCTCGACGTCTTATGCCAGCATATTCTCGGCATGGCCGTCGCCGCCCCGTTCGACCTTGAAAGCCTCTATGAGGAGGTTCGTTCAGCCGAAAGCTATCGTGGCCTCAGCTATGAGGATTTCGAGCAGGCGGTCGATTTCGTCGCGACCGGTGGGTATGCGCTCAGAAGTTACGAGCGCTACGCCAAGATCCGGCGCCGCAAGGACGGGCTGTGGGCGCTTTCGCATCCGAAGCTCGCCCAGCAATACCGTCTCAATCTCGGCACCATCGTCGAAGCGCCGATGCTCAATGTGCGCCTCGCCTCCCGACGTGGCGGGAAGGACGGCCGCCCCGGCACCGTGCTGCGCGGGGGACGCGTCCTCGGCAAGATCGAAGAGTATTTTCTGGAGCAACTCGTTCCAGGCGACACGTTTCAGTTCGCCGGCCAGGTTCTCGCTTTCGTCGGCATTCACGAAAACGAGGCGCTCGTCACACGGGCCGAGGCCAACGACCCGGCGATCCCTTCCTATGCCGGCGGCAAATTCCCTTTGAGCACCTATCTTGCCGCCGGCGTACGGGCGATGCTCGCCGATCCCGCCCATTGGGAGAAGCTGCCGGGGCAGGTGCGCGACTGGCTCTCCATCCAGCGCGAGGTCTCGGTGCTGCCGTCGAAAGACTCGCTTCTCGTGGAGACCTTTCCGCGCGAGACGAAATTCTACATGGTCGCCTATCCCTTCGAAGGAAGGCTCGCACATCAGACGCTCGGCATGCTGTTGACGCGCCGGCTGGAGCGCGCGCGCGCCCGGCCGCTCGGCTTCGTCGCCAACGATTATGCGCTCGCGGTGTGGGGGCTGCGCGACATGGGCGCCCTCTTTGCCACCGGCAAACCTTCGCTTGCAGAGCTCTTCGATGAAGACATGCTGGGCGACGATCTGGAGGAGTGGCTGGCAGAGAGTTATCTCCTCAAACGCAGCTTCCGCAATTGCGCCATCATAGCCGGACTGATCGAGCGTCGGCATCCCGGCGAAGAGAAGAGCGGGCGACAGGTGACGATTTCCACCGACCTCATCTATGACGTGCTGCGCAGCCACGAGCCCGACCATATTCTTCTCAAGGCCACGCGTGCGGATGCCGCGACCGGCCTTCTCGACATCCGCCGCCTCGGCGAAATGCTGTCGCGCATCCAGGGGCGAATCGTGCATCAAAGGCTGGCGCATGTCTCACCGCTTGCCATCCCGGCCATGCTGGAAATCGGCCGGGAGCCGGTCTTCGGCGAGGCGCAGGAGGATCTTCTGGTCGAAGCCTCCGAGGAGCTAATGCGCGAGGCTATGGGCAGCGAGGCAGATTTTGGCGCTGGCGGAGACTTCTTACAGAGACGAGATCTTGCCTGA
- a CDS encoding c-type cytochrome: MRRFFPHGILGWFGPIVSTGIAFVVVAGIAVVTGMYNIAASIPHPPGWAQLLHFSFERSVAQHASELSRPDDFDTEWRVVQGAGHYGHACAGCHGAPGLGQNVMALQERPQPQYLPEVVGEFSDKELAWIVLHGAKYTGMPSWTDTDRDDEAWSVAAFLRRLPEMDYKTYRKLAYGTEGEITNLSLPAKFTQFEPTSESSKTKTPDPNTHRTSVPATGFTEFAMNNTLMSMCGRCHGADGLGRGIGAFPNLTLQNPEYLRRTLEAFAHGDRHSGFMRSVATQLSDNQIMALSAYYSMLPETRSPGSEALDAALIDEGRSIAENGVPERNVPACLSCHEQTKFTSRLFPHLNGQYANYIESQLKLFAKGARGYAGDYGPMDELAHQLEPDEMKAVAAFFNAQEPTRLANAPGASKDSESGQSEASAAAAGAETPATAAPNGAAKPRPETSVDETDTSEAAGSPASDSPPAAGNAAIEGTADDNSAASTERGANPSVPVPAPTSSEADEEEAPASATPAE; this comes from the coding sequence ATGAGACGCTTTTTCCCGCACGGCATACTCGGCTGGTTCGGTCCGATCGTGTCGACTGGCATCGCATTCGTCGTCGTTGCGGGCATCGCCGTCGTCACCGGAATGTACAACATCGCGGCGTCGATCCCCCATCCGCCCGGCTGGGCGCAGCTTCTGCATTTCAGCTTCGAACGCTCCGTCGCCCAGCATGCGAGCGAGCTTTCCCGACCTGACGATTTCGATACCGAATGGCGCGTCGTTCAGGGCGCCGGCCATTACGGTCACGCTTGCGCCGGCTGCCATGGAGCGCCGGGGCTCGGGCAGAACGTCATGGCGCTGCAGGAGCGGCCGCAGCCGCAATATCTGCCGGAGGTGGTCGGCGAATTTTCCGATAAAGAGCTCGCCTGGATCGTCCTTCACGGCGCGAAATACACCGGCATGCCCTCTTGGACCGACACCGATCGAGATGATGAAGCGTGGTCCGTCGCGGCGTTCCTGCGGCGGCTGCCGGAGATGGATTACAAAACCTACCGCAAGCTCGCCTACGGCACGGAAGGCGAGATCACGAACCTGAGCCTTCCGGCGAAGTTCACCCAGTTTGAACCGACGTCCGAAAGCTCCAAGACAAAGACCCCCGATCCGAATACCCATCGCACAAGCGTACCCGCAACGGGCTTCACCGAGTTCGCCATGAACAACACGCTGATGTCGATGTGTGGACGCTGCCATGGCGCCGACGGGCTCGGACGGGGCATCGGAGCATTTCCCAATCTGACGCTGCAAAACCCGGAATATCTGCGCCGGACACTCGAAGCCTTTGCGCACGGTGACCGCCACAGCGGCTTCATGCGTTCCGTCGCCACCCAGCTCAGCGACAATCAGATCATGGCGCTTTCAGCCTATTATTCCATGCTACCGGAAACCCGCTCGCCAGGCTCCGAGGCGCTCGATGCGGCACTTATCGACGAAGGCCGATCGATCGCAGAGAACGGCGTGCCGGAACGCAACGTGCCCGCCTGTCTGTCGTGCCACGAGCAGACGAAGTTCACCTCGCGCCTGTTCCCGCACCTCAATGGCCAATACGCCAATTACATCGAAAGCCAGCTGAAGCTCTTCGCGAAAGGTGCGCGCGGCTACGCCGGGGATTACGGGCCGATGGACGAGCTCGCTCATCAGCTGGAGCCTGACGAGATGAAAGCCGTCGCCGCCTTTTTCAACGCCCAGGAACCGACAAGGCTGGCCAATGCCCCCGGCGCGTCAAAGGATTCGGAAAGCGGACAAAGCGAGGCCAGTGCAGCTGCCGCGGGCGCCGAGACACCGGCGACGGCCGCACCGAATGGCGCGGCCAAGCCACGGCCTGAAACAAGCGTCGACGAGACGGATACGAGTGAGGCGGCGGGTTCACCCGCCTCAGACTCCCCTCCGGCCGCAGGGAACGCGGCGATAGAGGGGACAGCGGACGATAACAGCGCTGCGTCCACTGAGAGAGGCGCAAACCCCTCTGTGCCAGTGCCGGCACCGACCAGCAGCGAGGCGGATGAGGAAGAGGCTCCTGCGTCGGCCACACCTGCCGAATAG